The proteins below come from a single Comamonas antarctica genomic window:
- a CDS encoding TonB-dependent receptor: MQSYRSRPARGRAARSFSLSPAIALSLLAGAAQAAAPQAAALGEVFVTATARPEERSRIAATTQTIERADIERSSAQSVTDLLAEHAVGFLSEWTAAQTSMNLRGAATDGQGRDYRGQVAVLLNGRRAGTANLSKLSLSDVERIEIVRGPGSVVYGSQNMGGVINIILRTGASGGGNRASVAGGSAGLWRADAQLGGADERWDWYLGANLGGRDDYSSGSGGGELKNTSYKRRGAAGALGWQLADLHRIELQLRTDGIYNAGFRGSGANIYSRDNRDNRSADLRYEGGLPGGRVSWLAHLYTFEDVDEFNWASPVIRSGTAAVPGTARDYNLRKLDAAGLRLQPRLRLSDTNDLLLGFDYEKNRLRSERERVAMPGGPAGQVAPYDNNQTEHTHALYLEDAQTFLDNRLTLRAGVRKTWGETRFDQTPNVAAALTTARDYDQTTWSTGATWKVNDAWALRASASTGFRAPTASELSADFTAVGGGRSFGNPNLKPESSRQFEVGTTLRQAAWRVDAALFQNTISDRIITVSRGPSTNTSDYANNAADIVARGLELSANGDLGRLAGGATLSAFGNGYYHFTMKDQGAAASANTDRVQRMYQYEAAAGLRLARGADRNAGDWSAQLTALLRGPMWYDTEENLLIPQGEPSSTFIHRKGAFTVWNLRGEYRLSRGVKLFAGINNLFDLNRHPIFIALDQRPCIANPIFQNGGCGTSMPGREWLVGLQADF, translated from the coding sequence ATGCAATCCTACCGATCGCGGCCGGCACGTGGCCGCGCCGCCCGCTCATTCTCTCTTTCGCCCGCCATCGCGCTGAGCCTGCTGGCCGGCGCCGCCCAGGCCGCCGCGCCTCAGGCGGCCGCGCTGGGCGAGGTGTTCGTCACCGCCACCGCGCGTCCCGAAGAGCGCTCGCGCATTGCCGCCACCACCCAGACCATCGAGCGCGCCGATATCGAGCGTTCGTCGGCGCAATCGGTCACCGACCTGTTGGCCGAGCATGCGGTGGGCTTTCTCAGTGAATGGACCGCCGCGCAGACCTCGATGAACCTGCGCGGCGCGGCCACCGACGGCCAGGGCCGCGACTACCGCGGCCAGGTTGCGGTCTTGCTCAACGGCCGGCGCGCGGGCACGGCCAACCTGTCGAAACTGAGCCTGTCGGATGTGGAGCGCATCGAGATCGTGCGCGGCCCGGGCTCGGTGGTCTATGGCAGCCAGAACATGGGCGGCGTGATCAATATCATCCTGCGCACCGGCGCCAGTGGCGGCGGCAATCGCGCATCGGTGGCCGGCGGCAGTGCCGGGCTGTGGCGCGCGGACGCGCAGCTCGGCGGCGCCGACGAGCGCTGGGACTGGTATCTGGGCGCCAACCTCGGCGGGCGCGACGACTACAGCTCGGGCAGCGGCGGCGGCGAACTGAAGAACACCAGCTACAAGCGCCGCGGCGCGGCCGGCGCGCTGGGCTGGCAACTGGCCGACCTGCACCGCATCGAGCTGCAGCTGCGCACGGACGGCATCTACAACGCTGGTTTCCGCGGCTCGGGCGCCAACATCTACAGCCGCGACAACCGCGACAACCGCTCGGCCGACCTGCGCTACGAAGGCGGCCTGCCCGGCGGGCGCGTGAGCTGGCTGGCGCATCTCTACACCTTCGAGGACGTGGATGAATTCAACTGGGCCTCGCCGGTGATCAGGTCGGGCACGGCGGCCGTGCCCGGCACCGCGCGCGACTACAACCTGCGCAAGCTCGACGCGGCCGGCCTGCGGCTGCAGCCGCGACTGCGCCTGTCCGACACGAACGACCTGCTGCTGGGCTTCGACTATGAAAAGAACCGGCTGCGCTCCGAGCGCGAGCGCGTGGCCATGCCCGGCGGACCCGCGGGCCAGGTCGCGCCCTATGACAACAACCAGACCGAGCACACGCATGCGCTGTATCTCGAGGATGCGCAGACCTTTCTCGACAACCGCCTGACGCTGCGCGCCGGCGTGCGCAAGACCTGGGGCGAGACGCGCTTCGACCAGACGCCCAATGTGGCGGCGGCGCTGACCACGGCGCGCGACTACGACCAGACCACCTGGTCGACCGGCGCGACCTGGAAGGTCAATGACGCCTGGGCGCTGCGCGCCAGTGCCTCGACCGGTTTTCGCGCGCCGACGGCCAGCGAACTGTCGGCCGATTTCACGGCCGTGGGCGGCGGGCGCAGCTTCGGCAACCCGAACCTGAAGCCGGAATCAAGCCGCCAGTTCGAAGTCGGCACCACGCTGCGCCAGGCGGCGTGGCGCGTCGATGCCGCGCTGTTCCAGAACACGATCTCCGACCGCATCATCACCGTCTCGCGCGGCCCGAGCACCAATACCTCGGACTACGCCAACAACGCCGCCGACATCGTGGCGCGCGGGCTCGAACTGAGCGCCAACGGCGATCTTGGCCGACTGGCGGGCGGCGCCACGCTCAGCGCGTTCGGCAATGGCTACTACCACTTCACGATGAAGGACCAGGGCGCGGCGGCTTCTGCCAACACCGACCGCGTGCAGCGCATGTACCAGTACGAGGCCGCGGCCGGCCTGCGCCTGGCACGTGGCGCGGACCGCAATGCCGGCGACTGGAGCGCGCAGCTCACGGCGCTGCTGCGCGGGCCGATGTGGTACGACACCGAGGAAAACCTGCTGATCCCGCAAGGCGAGCCGAGCAGCACGTTCATCCACCGCAAGGGCGCGTTCACGGTATGGAACCTGCGCGGCGAGTACCGCCTGAGCCGCGGCGTGAAGCTGTTCGCGGGCATCAACAACCTGTTCGACCTGAACCGCCATCCGATCTTCATTGCATTGGACCAGCGGCCCTGCATCGCCAATCCCATCTTCCAGAACGGCGGCTGCGGCACCTCGATGCCAGGGCGCGAGTGGCTGGTCGGGCTGCAGGCGGACTTCTGA
- a CDS encoding ABC transporter ATP-binding protein, with amino-acid sequence MTPMLTAAGLCVERQGRRLLDGIALDLPQRGAVALVGPNGAGKSTLLHVLAGQLLPDRGGVQLQGAPLRAMGVAARAAHIGYMPQRFEPHWDVTLHELVQMRVPDAAPVLARAGLQPLAQRRWSTLSGGERARGMLAAVLATDPPLLLADEPGAALDVQHRLALVQALARRGREHLVVVAMHDLDLAFECFERVIVMQQGRVALDGAPSELLQDPRLDAVFGVHFERIAVPPHTLLRARSQEDSNAH; translated from the coding sequence ATGACTCCCATGCTGACCGCTGCGGGCCTGTGCGTGGAACGCCAGGGACGCCGCCTGCTCGACGGCATTGCGCTCGATTTGCCGCAGCGCGGCGCGGTGGCGCTGGTCGGGCCCAATGGCGCGGGCAAGTCCACGCTGCTGCATGTGCTGGCCGGGCAGTTGTTGCCGGACCGGGGTGGCGTGCAACTGCAGGGCGCGCCGCTGCGGGCAATGGGCGTCGCCGCGCGCGCCGCGCATATTGGCTACATGCCCCAGCGCTTCGAGCCGCATTGGGATGTGACGCTGCATGAACTGGTGCAGATGCGCGTGCCGGATGCGGCGCCGGTGCTGGCGCGCGCCGGGCTGCAGCCGCTGGCGCAGCGGCGCTGGAGCACGCTGTCGGGCGGCGAGCGCGCGCGCGGCATGCTGGCCGCGGTGCTGGCCACCGATCCGCCGCTGCTGCTGGCCGACGAGCCGGGCGCGGCGCTCGATGTGCAGCACCGGCTGGCTTTGGTGCAGGCGCTCGCGCGGCGCGGGCGCGAACACCTGGTGGTGGTGGCGATGCACGATCTCGACCTGGCCTTTGAATGCTTCGAGCGCGTGATCGTCATGCAGCAGGGCCGCGTGGCCCTGGATGGCGCGCCCTCCGAACTGCTGCAGGACCCGCGGCTCGATGCCGTGTTTGGCGTGCATTTCGAGCGCATCGCGGTGCCGCCCCACACGCTGCTGCGGGCGCGCAGCCAGGAGGATTCCAATGCGCATTGA
- a CDS encoding FecCD family ABC transporter permease, whose translation MKSWWPAWALLVLALALGVCAGHEWAAPAQIWSAFAERDTLRARLLWEWRVPRVLAAACVGALLGLSGAVFQGVFRNPLAEPYLLGASGGAALGATVALLVPLGLPQSWLLPLLAFAGAWGSTLLVLGVARVAGALDAAGMLLAGVAMAAMLGAIRSFLMLALSDETVSLQVVMSWVLGGIQTPGWSGLGWLALITLGCLAGTQALARGLDLLGLGDATAQSFGLDVARFVPRAVLLGSLVVAAAVAYGGLVAFVGLAAPHIARWWVGPLHRRVLPASALAGAVVVALADALARSVLPPAEVPLGLITAVAGGPFFIVLLARRLRAHGGRA comes from the coding sequence ATGAAGTCATGGTGGCCCGCGTGGGCGCTGCTGGTGTTGGCCCTGGCGCTGGGCGTGTGTGCCGGGCACGAATGGGCCGCGCCCGCGCAGATCTGGAGTGCATTCGCCGAGCGCGACACGCTGCGCGCGCGCCTGCTGTGGGAATGGCGCGTGCCGCGCGTGCTGGCCGCCGCCTGCGTCGGCGCGTTGCTCGGGTTGTCGGGTGCGGTATTCCAGGGCGTGTTCCGCAATCCGCTGGCCGAACCCTATCTGCTGGGCGCTTCGGGCGGCGCGGCGCTGGGTGCCACGGTGGCGCTGCTGGTGCCGCTGGGCCTGCCGCAGTCGTGGCTGCTGCCGCTGCTGGCATTCGCGGGCGCCTGGGGCTCGACGCTGCTGGTGCTGGGCGTGGCGCGCGTCGCGGGCGCGCTCGATGCCGCGGGCATGCTGCTGGCCGGCGTGGCGATGGCGGCGATGCTGGGCGCGATCCGCTCGTTTCTGATGCTGGCGCTGTCCGATGAAACCGTGAGCCTGCAGGTCGTGATGAGCTGGGTGCTGGGCGGAATCCAGACTCCCGGCTGGAGCGGGCTGGGCTGGCTGGCGCTGATCACGCTGGGCTGCCTCGCGGGCACGCAGGCGCTGGCGCGCGGGCTCGATCTGCTGGGCCTGGGCGATGCCACGGCGCAATCCTTCGGACTCGATGTCGCGCGCTTCGTGCCGCGCGCCGTGCTGCTGGGTTCGCTGGTGGTGGCGGCGGCCGTGGCCTATGGCGGCCTGGTGGCATTCGTCGGCCTGGCCGCGCCGCATATCGCGCGCTGGTGGGTCGGCCCGCTGCACCGCCGCGTGCTGCCGGCCAGCGCGCTGGCGGGGGCGGTCGTCGTGGCGCTGGCCGATGCGCTGGCGCGCAGCGTGCTGCCGCCGGCCGAGGTGCCGCTGGGCCTGATCACCGCCGTGGCCGGCGGGCCGTTTTTCATCGTGCTGCTGGCGCGTCGGCTGCGCGCGCATGGAGGCCGCGCATGA
- a CDS encoding MetQ/NlpA family ABC transporter substrate-binding protein has product MLKKTLSAIALATLALTANAADVVLKVAATAVPHAEILNHVKPALQKQGVELQVREFSDYVQPNAAVEDKQLDANFFQHQPYLDSYNKDRKSSLVAVPNGKIHVEPFGAYSRKVKNVKDLKDGATVAIPNDPSNGGRALLLLAKQGLIELKDPKSLTPTPLDVVKNPKKLKFRELEAPLLPRALADVDLALINTNYAIEAKLNPTKDALFIEGKDSPYANIVAARKDRANDPAIAKLIQALHSDDVKKFLADKYQGAVVPAF; this is encoded by the coding sequence ATGCTGAAGAAAACCCTTTCCGCGATTGCTCTTGCCACCCTGGCGCTCACCGCCAATGCCGCCGATGTGGTGCTCAAGGTGGCAGCCACCGCCGTGCCGCACGCCGAGATCCTGAACCACGTCAAGCCGGCATTGCAAAAGCAAGGGGTCGAACTGCAGGTGCGCGAATTCAGCGACTATGTGCAGCCCAATGCCGCCGTCGAGGACAAGCAGCTGGACGCGAACTTCTTCCAGCACCAGCCCTACCTCGACAGCTACAACAAGGACCGCAAGAGCTCGCTCGTGGCCGTGCCGAACGGCAAGATCCATGTCGAGCCCTTCGGCGCCTATTCGCGCAAGGTCAAGAACGTCAAGGACCTCAAGGACGGCGCGACCGTGGCCATCCCGAATGACCCGTCGAATGGCGGCCGCGCGCTGCTGCTGCTGGCCAAGCAGGGCTTGATCGAGCTCAAGGACCCGAAGAGCCTGACCCCCACGCCGCTGGACGTGGTGAAGAACCCGAAGAAGCTCAAGTTCCGCGAACTCGAGGCCCCGCTGCTGCCGCGCGCGCTGGCCGATGTGGACCTGGCGCTGATCAACACCAACTACGCGATCGAAGCCAAGCTCAACCCGACCAAGGATGCGCTGTTCATCGAAGGCAAGGATTCGCCCTACGCCAACATCGTCGCCGCGCGCAAGGACCGCGCCAACGACCCGGCGATCGCCAAGCTGATCCAGGCGCTGCATTCCGACGATGTGAAGAAGTTCCTCGCGGACAAGTACCAGGGCGCGGTCGTTCCCGCGTTCTGA
- a CDS encoding ABC transporter substrate-binding protein has protein sequence MPRTATALPDRRALLQAGAALGLAALPGRPRAAASAPAAAPIRLRDALGRELRLARPAQRIVTIFSSNTELVAALGLVDRIVGVEEYTRFPPEVAALPRVGGRLGFSVDAVVAQRPDLVIVTPARQAAHQLVDPMERIGVPVMVLLSRSLDEVMGNVRLVAQAAGVEARGEALAGALAQRLRAVDQGLAQPGHAAPRSLMITGRMGNGMLLVARPGTYTHEAMLRAGTQPALPGIGALAQVSPEAALAADPDLLLFAGTQAGLDELVRRPGWRDMRAVRAQRAITVSRAEFLIPGPRTFDGIESLARQVLQLQRKGWT, from the coding sequence ATGCCACGCACTGCCACTGCGCTGCCTGATCGGCGCGCGCTGCTGCAAGCCGGCGCGGCGCTGGGCCTGGCTGCGCTTCCCGGACGGCCGCGGGCCGCGGCGTCGGCGCCCGCTGCCGCACCCATCCGCCTGCGCGATGCGCTGGGGCGCGAGCTGCGGCTGGCGCGGCCCGCGCAGCGCATCGTCACGATCTTCTCGTCCAACACCGAGCTGGTCGCGGCGCTGGGACTGGTGGATCGCATCGTTGGTGTCGAGGAGTACACGCGCTTTCCGCCGGAAGTGGCGGCGCTGCCGCGCGTCGGCGGGCGGCTGGGCTTCTCGGTCGATGCGGTGGTGGCGCAGCGGCCCGATCTGGTGATCGTCACGCCTGCGCGCCAGGCCGCGCACCAATTGGTCGATCCCATGGAGCGCATCGGCGTGCCGGTCATGGTGCTGCTGAGCCGCAGCCTGGACGAGGTGATGGGCAATGTGCGCCTGGTGGCGCAGGCCGCGGGCGTCGAGGCGCGGGGCGAAGCGCTGGCCGGCGCACTGGCGCAGCGCCTGCGCGCCGTGGACCAGGGCCTGGCGCAACCGGGCCACGCCGCGCCGCGCAGCCTGATGATCACCGGGCGCATGGGCAACGGCATGCTGCTGGTCGCGCGTCCGGGCACCTATACCCACGAGGCGATGCTGCGCGCGGGCACGCAGCCGGCCCTGCCCGGCATCGGCGCGCTGGCCCAGGTCTCGCCCGAGGCGGCGCTGGCGGCCGATCCCGACTTGCTGCTGTTTGCCGGCACGCAGGCCGGGCTGGACGAACTCGTGCGCCGCCCGGGCTGGCGCGACATGCGCGCGGTGCGCGCGCAGCGCGCGATCACGGTGTCGCGCGCTGAATTCCTGATCCCTGGACCGCGCACCTTCGATGGCATCGAATCGCTCGCGCGCCAGGTGCTGCAGCTGCAGCGGAAAGGCTGGACATGA
- a CDS encoding SlyX family protein, producing the protein MSETQGAGDGAEERITELEIKASYVEDTLDQLNMTIYRQQQQIDALLAEVRHLRQQVPADGVGGGRNLRDELPPHY; encoded by the coding sequence ATGAGCGAGACACAGGGCGCGGGTGATGGCGCCGAGGAACGCATCACCGAACTGGAGATCAAGGCCAGCTATGTCGAGGACACGCTGGACCAGCTCAACATGACGATCTACCGCCAGCAGCAGCAGATCGACGCGCTGCTCGCCGAAGTCCGCCACCTGCGCCAGCAGGTGCCGGCGGACGGGGTGGGCGGCGGGCGCAATCTGCGCGATGAGCTGCCGCCGCATTACTGA
- a CDS encoding HTH-type transcriptional regulator ArgP produces the protein MLDYSGLEALAAVVREGSFERAARKLHITPSAVSQRIKLLEERVGQVLVLRGQPCTGTEAGRRLCLHVEQVALLENELRRTNPALVAEGQSMPPTLKLAVNADSLSSWFMEAMASFTRAGNELLDISIDDQDHTAKRIKEGAVMAAVTATSTSITGCNTWPLGSMRYVAAASPEFMQQHFAQGVTPETIARAPMLSYDRKDAMQDKWLQAQGLASRHGPPKHWLPSAYAFVRACEAGVGWAMQPTLMIQRYLDAGTLVEVLPDTAVDVPLYWAHARNAQAGLQRLTHCVITAAAGWLEPLPDAQPSEDDRAPDRRAG, from the coding sequence ATGCTCGACTATTCCGGACTCGAAGCGCTTGCCGCCGTGGTGCGCGAAGGCAGCTTCGAGCGCGCCGCGCGCAAGCTGCACATCACGCCCTCGGCGGTCTCGCAGCGCATCAAGCTGCTCGAGGAGCGCGTGGGACAGGTGCTGGTGCTGCGCGGCCAGCCCTGCACCGGCACCGAAGCCGGGCGCCGGCTGTGCCTGCATGTGGAGCAGGTGGCGCTGCTGGAAAACGAATTGCGCCGCACCAATCCCGCGCTGGTGGCCGAAGGCCAGTCCATGCCGCCCACGCTCAAGCTCGCGGTCAATGCCGACTCGCTGTCATCGTGGTTCATGGAGGCGATGGCCAGCTTCACGCGCGCGGGCAACGAACTGCTGGACATCAGCATCGATGACCAGGACCACACCGCCAAGCGCATCAAGGAAGGCGCGGTCATGGCCGCCGTGACCGCCACCTCCACCAGCATCACCGGCTGCAATACCTGGCCGCTGGGGTCGATGCGCTATGTAGCCGCGGCCAGCCCGGAATTCATGCAGCAGCATTTCGCGCAAGGCGTGACGCCCGAGACCATCGCGCGCGCGCCCATGCTCAGCTACGACCGCAAGGATGCGATGCAGGACAAGTGGCTGCAGGCCCAGGGGCTGGCTTCGCGCCACGGCCCGCCCAAGCACTGGCTGCCATCGGCCTATGCGTTCGTGCGCGCCTGCGAGGCCGGGGTCGGCTGGGCGATGCAGCCGACGCTCATGATCCAGCGCTATCTCGATGCGGGAACGCTGGTGGAAGTGCTGCCCGATACGGCCGTCGACGTGCCGCTTTACTGGGCGCATGCGCGCAATGCGCAAGCCGGCCTGCAACGGCTCACGCATTGCGTGATCACCGCCGCGGCCGGCTGGCTCGAACCTCTGCCCGATGCGCAGCCGTCCGAAGACGACAGGGCGCCGGATCGGCGCGCAGGCTGA
- a CDS encoding LysE/ArgO family amino acid transporter → MWTNLISSSWIAGFTVCLSLLISIGAQNLYVLRQAVQGRHVRACVAWCVLSDALLIGIGVAGMAQLLASMPGLSFWLSAGGALFLLCYGLYALWRVAYAPDVAIQEPQAAQRGLVGVLGTLVVITLFNPHVYLDTVLLVGSIGARQDGALKAVFVAGAASASLLWFLLLASAGRRLQQVFAHPLPWRVLDALTGVMMLALSWWIWSGIETAA, encoded by the coding sequence ATGTGGACAAACCTGATCTCCTCTTCCTGGATTGCCGGCTTCACGGTGTGCCTGTCGCTGCTCATCTCCATCGGCGCGCAAAACCTCTATGTGCTGCGCCAGGCGGTGCAGGGCCGGCATGTGCGGGCCTGCGTCGCATGGTGCGTGCTCAGCGATGCCTTGCTGATCGGCATTGGCGTGGCCGGCATGGCGCAACTGCTGGCAAGCATGCCCGGGCTGTCGTTCTGGCTGTCCGCGGGCGGGGCGCTGTTTCTGCTGTGCTATGGGCTCTATGCGCTGTGGCGCGTGGCCTATGCGCCCGATGTGGCCATCCAGGAGCCGCAGGCGGCGCAGCGCGGGCTGGTCGGCGTGCTTGGCACGCTGGTCGTGATCACGCTGTTCAATCCGCATGTCTATCTGGACACCGTGCTGCTGGTAGGCAGCATCGGTGCGCGCCAGGACGGTGCGCTCAAGGCGGTATTCGTGGCCGGCGCGGCCAGCGCCAGCCTGCTGTGGTTCCTGCTGCTGGCCAGCGCGGGCCGGCGCCTGCAGCAGGTGTTCGCGCACCCGCTGCCCTGGCGCGTGCTCGATGCACTGACGGGCGTGATGATGCTCGCGCTGTCATGGTGGATCTGGAGCGGGATCGAGACCGCGGCGTGA
- a CDS encoding DUF3149 domain-containing protein, with product MKLWIDLFSTDYGLMSLIAIVLILCMGGFFLRLFLGKMKSIANKVPE from the coding sequence ATGAAATTGTGGATCGACCTGTTTTCTACCGACTATGGCCTGATGAGCCTGATCGCCATCGTGCTGATCCTCTGCATGGGCGGCTTCTTCCTGCGGCTGTTCCTGGGGAAGATGAAGAGCATCGCGAACAAGGTGCCGGAGTAG
- the nth gene encoding endonuclease III, giving the protein MKTAQIVPFFATLKAANPMPNTELEYTTVFELLTAVLLSAQATDVGVNKATRRLFPVANTPQAILDLGLEGLESYIKTIGLYHSKARHLMETCRRLIERHGGQVPRTREALEDLPGVGRKTANVVLNVAFGEPTMAVDTHIFRVSNRTGLAPGANPLAVEKQLLKRVPAQYAVDSHHWLILLGRYVCQARKPRCWECIVASYCDFQPKTPAPQG; this is encoded by the coding sequence ATGAAGACTGCGCAGATCGTTCCCTTTTTCGCCACGCTCAAGGCCGCCAATCCCATGCCCAACACCGAGCTCGAGTACACGACGGTGTTCGAGCTGCTGACGGCCGTGCTGCTTTCGGCCCAGGCCACCGATGTCGGCGTCAACAAGGCAACGCGCCGGCTGTTTCCCGTGGCCAATACGCCGCAGGCGATCCTGGACCTGGGACTCGAGGGGCTGGAGTCGTATATCAAGACCATCGGGCTGTACCACAGCAAGGCCCGGCATCTGATGGAGACCTGCCGCCGGTTGATCGAGCGCCATGGCGGGCAGGTGCCGCGCACGCGCGAGGCGCTGGAGGACCTGCCGGGCGTGGGCCGCAAGACCGCCAATGTGGTGCTCAATGTCGCGTTCGGCGAGCCGACCATGGCCGTGGACACGCACATCTTTCGCGTCAGCAACCGCACCGGCCTGGCGCCGGGCGCCAATCCGCTGGCCGTCGAAAAGCAGCTGCTCAAGCGCGTGCCCGCGCAGTACGCGGTCGACTCGCACCACTGGCTGATCCTGCTGGGCCGCTATGTCTGCCAGGCGCGCAAGCCGCGCTGCTGGGAGTGCATCGTGGCCAGCTACTGCGACTTCCAGCCGAAAACGCCCGCGCCGCAGGGCTGA
- a CDS encoding PLP-dependent aminotransferase family protein yields the protein MQFAERLNNVETSAIRELFKLLGKPGIISFAGGFPDSAMFDVAGIRAATEAALTEEAGGALQYGATEGYQPLREQLAALMSAKGVTGVAPTDLLVTTGSQQALDLLGKTMISPGDKVIVEGPTFLATIQCFRLYGAEVISAPIDDHGVDVEQLEKLIAEHKPKLVYLIPTFGNPSGATLSLERRRKVLELAVKYQTLVVEDDPYGDLYFDAAPPPSLLALSFEVPGSREWLAHCGSLSKVLSPGLRIGWLVAPAELRDRAVMCKQFSDAHTSTFAQATAAQYLRAGHMPATLAKVRAVYAERARAMGAALQRELGDAVSFVAPQGGLFLWVKLTGARGQLQDANVLAQRAIAQGVAFVPGAPFFAQNPDVSTFRLSFATADVAKIEDGIARLGQALRAQA from the coding sequence ATGCAATTCGCCGAGCGCCTGAACAATGTGGAGACCTCCGCAATCCGTGAACTTTTCAAGCTGCTGGGCAAGCCGGGCATCATCAGCTTTGCCGGCGGCTTTCCCGACAGCGCGATGTTCGACGTCGCCGGCATCCGCGCCGCCACCGAGGCCGCGCTGACCGAAGAGGCGGGCGGTGCGCTGCAGTACGGTGCCACCGAAGGCTACCAGCCGCTGCGTGAACAGCTGGCCGCGCTGATGTCCGCCAAGGGCGTGACGGGCGTGGCTCCGACCGACCTGCTGGTCACCACCGGCAGCCAGCAGGCGCTGGACCTGCTGGGCAAGACCATGATCAGCCCCGGGGACAAGGTGATCGTCGAAGGACCGACCTTTCTGGCCACCATCCAGTGCTTCCGCCTCTATGGCGCGGAAGTGATCAGCGCGCCGATCGACGACCACGGCGTCGATGTCGAGCAGCTGGAAAAGCTGATTGCCGAGCACAAGCCCAAGCTGGTCTACCTGATTCCCACCTTCGGCAACCCCAGCGGCGCCACGCTGTCGCTCGAGCGCCGCCGCAAGGTGCTGGAGCTGGCCGTCAAGTACCAGACCCTGGTGGTCGAGGACGATCCCTATGGCGATCTGTACTTCGACGCGGCGCCGCCGCCGAGCCTGCTGGCGCTGTCGTTCGAAGTGCCGGGCAGCCGCGAGTGGCTCGCGCATTGCGGCAGCCTGAGCAAGGTGCTGAGCCCGGGCCTGCGCATCGGCTGGCTGGTGGCGCCGGCCGAGCTGCGCGACCGCGCGGTGATGTGCAAGCAGTTCAGCGATGCCCACACCAGCACGTTTGCGCAGGCCACGGCGGCCCAGTACCTGCGCGCCGGCCACATGCCGGCCACGCTGGCCAAGGTGCGCGCGGTCTACGCCGAGCGCGCACGCGCCATGGGCGCCGCGCTGCAACGCGAGCTCGGCGACGCGGTGAGCTTTGTCGCGCCCCAGGGCGGCCTGTTCCTGTGGGTGAAGCTCACCGGCGCGCGCGGCCAGCTGCAGGACGCGAATGTGCTGGCCCAGCGCGCCATCGCGCAGGGCGTGGCCTTCGTGCCCGGCGCGCCGTTCTTTGCGCAGAATCCCGATGTCTCGACCTTCCGCCTGTCGTTTGCCACGGCCGATGTGGCGAAGATCGAAGACGGCATCGCGCGCCTGGGCCAGGCGCTGCGGGCGCAGGCATGA